Part of the Phycisphaerae bacterium genome is shown below.
CGACGTGCTTTGGGAATGGGCGGAATACAACGCCGCCCAGGAAATGCCAGCGGAAGTTTTCCGTCCTCGCTCGAAGGCTCAACTCGCAGCCCTCGTCAACCCGGCTTTTCAGGCCAGCCTGCGTACCGAGGAGCGCCGCCCGGTTCGGTTTCGGGCCTTCCTGTCGGATTTGCCCAGGGAGCTGACGGTTCGATTCGTCACGCCCTTGCTCTACAACATGACCGAATTGGTCAAGATCGCGCCGACCGTCGACTCGGCCCACCGCGCGATCGTCGTGGTCCCCCGCACGGGCGACTCCGATCAACTTGAGATTGTGGGCATTCGCGACCCGACGTTGTCGCCTTCCGAGCGGTCCCCCAAACGTCCACGGTGGGAAGACCTGCTCGGACTGTTTGTCAAACACTACGAATGGACGGTCTCGGTGTTTGGGCCGGGGTCGATTCTCGTGCAGACGCTCGGCTTTCCTATCGAGCTTCGACACGGACGCATTCGCTGCCCGTTTCCGGTGCATCGGATCAAGCACGTGCGTCAATGGTATCGTGAAGCGACCGCCGAAGGCCGGCTGGGCGATCAAACGATCGCCTCGGCGCTGCTTGGGCAGGTCTGGCAGAGCATCCTCAGCGAAGTCTGCGAATCACACCGCGGAGGAACCTTCCTGATCGCACCCGACGTGCCGGTGCGTGATCTGCCGCTGCGAATCAAATACCGGCTGGATTCCAACGTCTTGGTCGAGACTCTCCAAGCTCGGATGACCGTCGAACCGAAGCTTTCACACCATTTGTATGCGGGCAAAGAGATCGAAACCACTGCTCTCGATGACGCCCACTGCCTGCAGCGGGGCCTCGTCCGGACACAGAACCTGCTCGCTGCGCTCAGCTCTGTCGACGGCGCGGTGGTGCTGAATCGTGATTTGCACATCATTGGTTTCGGCGCGGAGATCACCTTGAGTTCACCTGCGACGACCGACGAGGTGATCCACTTCGGCCGACATCCCGATCCGGTCGGCATTCCGCCACCGAGGCCGCTGCTGGACTACGGCATGCGCCACCGCTCGGCCTACCATTTCTGCCAGGCCGTGGCCGGAGCCATCGCCTTCGTCGTTTCCCAGGATGCCGCCATCACGGTGTTCTGCAACACGCAACGCGATCCGCGCAGGGAGGAGATCCAGGCGGACGTCGAGATGTACCAGGGATTGACGCCGGAGCGGTGGCTGATGTAGCCAGGCTTCAGGCATCGGGGTTCAGGGCTCCGCGAAAGCGGGAGTGGAAACGACTGATGGCGTCACCCTTGGCGATCCGGCGTGTGGGCGGCTAGAACCCGCTCGATCTCCTCGGCCGACATCCCGCGTTCGACCATTGTCCGCTTGAGGTCATTCTCGGAGAGGGTCTTGCGGATCTTGTACCAGAGCCCGCCGGCAACAACCACGATCGGTATGGAAAAGGCCCCGAGGATTGCGAGCTGATCGGGACTCGGCCAATTGTGGCCCGACACTGCCTGATACAGCATAGCGAGCATAGAGGGTACCTCCAGAAGCGTGGTCACGGGTCGCATCGCTTTATTTCACCCGAGCGGCCATCTTCACTGACCGCTGAACCCCGAACCCAGGACCCTATTTCCCGAACTTGCTCATATCCCTCAGCCGATACAGGATTTCGCCGGCCTTGGGCAGATACAGCACCCCTTCGTCCTCGCGTCCTGCGTAGTCGGCCGGGTTGATCGAATCCGGGTTCAGGTATCCGAGGTTGATCCGCCGGCAGCGTTCCTCCGGGATGCGGGTGGCCAGGACGACATTCACCCGCGGCCACTCCTTCCCGCTCTCGTATCGGCCGACCCCTTTGACGTGCGTGCTGTGTGCGAGCACCCCCCAGGGAAAGTCCTTGAACCGGTCCCACTGCTTCACGAAGTAGTCGCGAACGTGGTAGCCGACCTGGTCGAGCACCTGGCCGTGGGAGTATGAGACTTCGTCGATGTGCGGCGCGTAAATAATGAGCGTGCCGCCGTCGGCCACCACCGGTTCGAGCTTGTACATGCACTTGCCGGCCGTCCAAATGTCGTCGTACATTCTCGGCGCGCACGACAGCACCGTATGGTAGGGCTTATCGCGGTAAACGATCTGCAGTTCTTCCGACAGCTCCGTGGCCGCGTGCCATGCCTCCCGGACCGGCCCGGCAAACACGCCCCGGGCCTCGTGTCCCTCGACGACGTAGCCGATCAGGCTGCGTTCGATCGGTACCATGTCAGCGGCGGCCTCGATGGCCGACCGCACCGGCGTGTTTCGCGTGCCGTTGATGACCGGGTTGGTGATCAAGGCCCCGAGCCAGTGGGTGAAGTTGATGATTTGCGGGGCGGCGATGCCGGGAAACAAGTACTTGTGTCCGCCCGAAAACCCGACGACCTCGTGCGGGAAGATCGGCCCGCAGATCAACAGGTGGTCGTAGTCGAAAACCATCTTGTTCAGCAGCACCGGGACGTCCAGGCTGAGCATCCCGTCGGATAGCTCCTCAACCTTGCGCCGGTTCAGCGTACCCACCTGTTTGAGGACCGACGGATCGTTCCAGCGATGATTGTATACCCCGATCTTCGTGAACTTCGCCAGCCGGTCCGCCGTGCTTACCTGTAGCAATTCGGCGATCTTTTCGTCCGGCATGGGGGCGTGCGTGCCCAGAGCGATCAGGAAGTCGAGTTGCCTGGCCCGCCGCCCGAGCATCTCGGAAATCAGCCGGAAAAAGGTGCCCGTCGGCCCGCTGCGCGTGTGGTCGGGGATAATCGCCAGAACCCGCCGCCCATCGAGCGAACGCGCTTCGAGTAGCTCCTCGATAAGCGAGCGAATGCGCGAATCGTCGAGCGGCGGCCCCGTTGAAACCTGCGAAATCACCATGTCATTCAGCCCCAATGCCCGTGCGGCAGACGCCAACCGCACATCCCGGCAGTATTCAGTGTCAAAACGAGGGTCATCGCTCCGCGGCCGGCGCGGTCGTCGTGGCCGACCGGCTCAACTGGTCTTTCCGGAGAGCCTCCAGAAGCCTGCGGGGTGCCGCGCGTTCGGGGGGCATCTTGTGCACCGCTTGGGTCATATCGGTCATGCCCGCGGTCTCGTCGCCGCTGCAATACTTGGCGTAGCCCAGCAGAAAGCGAAGACGGAAATCGTCAAAGCGAGCGAGGTCGGCCTGGAGTTCCTTGATTCTCTCCTTGACCATCGCGACGTCGGGCAGCAGGCTGTTGAAATCCTGCCGGAACGTGGCCGGGTCCGGCGACAATTCCACGGCCAGCAACAGACTGTTCGCACTGCTGCTGTACTCGCGGGTGGCCAGTTGCGCGACGGCGCGTCCCAGAAGCGGAACCGGGCTCTTGGGGGCGACAACGCGGGCCAGGTCGTAGCTCGTGGCCGCTTTCGCGTACTCACCCGCCTTGAGATGGGCTGCGGCTATCTCGAGGTGTTTGCCGGCGGCTGCCTCGAGCGTTGCGGCCGTCGCGATTTCCGGTTGGCGGGCAACCGGCGTCGCGACCGGCGTCTGATCGCCGCCCGCAACCGGCGGTCGGGCCGCTTCGGGCGGCGTTGTGATCGGGCGGAGGAGGCTGCCTCCCGGGGCCTCGGCTCGCCGTTCAACAGACCGCCCGGGGCCGCCCTGTAGAATCAGATCCAGCGGAGATTCGGTGCCTTCCGGCAGCAATCTGAGGCCGTCTTCTCGGCTGCGTGGCAGCGCCAACGGTGGCGTCGGTGCAAGCAGCTTGGTACCGGATTGCGGCGCAGCCGTCACAGGGGCCGGCTCGGCTGTGCCTTCCCAGGGCAAACGCGGGAGCTGAAGCGTTTGAGATCCGCTGCCGCCCATCGGCATCTGCCGATAAGGAGTCAGGCTTTGATCCAACGGCCCGGCAGGACTCACGGGGTTGATCTGGATCGGGCTCATCGGCTCAATAACCGGACTCCCAGGCCGTCCCTGCTGGGAAGCCGCTGCCGGGGCGGCGTAATCCACCATGAAACGCGTCTGGCCCGCCGGCGGCTGCGTCAACCCGGATGCCGGCTGCATAGTTCTTGGCAGGGCGAACCGGTCTTGTAGCGGGCTTCGCGAAATGTTGCTTGATGGAACGTACGTGCGCAGCGGCTCGGGTCGATACCCATAGCTGGGCCGAGTCACACCCGTGCTCTGGGGAAAACGCAGGTCCAGTGAATGTGGCACGCTTTCCAGGCCGAGCGAGCTATACCCACTGCCCACGTTCTGCCACCGTTGATCATACCGCTGCAAGCCCTGGGGCACTTGATTGGCGGTGCTGTTCTGCTGGGCGACGGTCGATTGACCCATCGCGCTCCCTGCGGACAGCAGCAGCGCCGGCAAAACGGATGCATAAGACATTCCTCTCATGTTCCACCTCTCGGCGGCGCCGGTAGCCTGTGATACCCTCCTGGTATCGGCACAAGGCTGAGGGCAAACGGAGTTCAAACAGGCATCCTTTACTATTATAGCCGATTTATCGGTACTTGGCCGATCGCTGCCTTGACGAGCCGAGGGGTTCATCCCGTCGGTCTTCCAGCCCGTCTCAGCAGGTTGTGTCGGGCACCATGCCCACGGCTTTGCGTGGACATGCTCGTACTCCGCTGGAAGTGCGATGCTTGAGCCGTTTTGCCTAAGGTTCCTGGCGGACTGCGGATGGCTGCACGTCCGGTGCCCGTTCAACAACCTGGTCGGCATGGCGTACGTTGTTGGCCGTCAGAACGATCCCGCCGCTTTGCTCGCCTTCCAGACGCACGAACGTCCTGACCGGGTCCGAGACGCTGCAGCCGTGGATAAACGCCTGCTTCGTCTGGATCAGGCGAATCAGTTCATCAACGCCCTTGCCCGCCGCGCGAAAGCCGTCCAGTTCCAGGTCTTCGACGTCGTCGCACACAACAGCCGGGCGATGATCGGCCTGCTCCAGTTCAAATCGCACGCCCCGCAACACCAGCCCGCGGGCATGTCGGGCGTACAGTCCGTAAGCCGGGAGCGTCCCGAACATGTAGTACTCAGGGTACTCGTCCTCCAGCTCCGGGATGTCCCGGCGGGCAGCTTCGCTTGCCGTACCGCCGCCGGCGAACACGATCCGCACGTTGCTCAGCACGACGTTCTCCGGCGGATGGCCCGGCAAGCCGGTGATCGAAATGCAGGAGCGCCGCGTCTTGGCGGACGGCTCGCTGGTCACGCCGCCCAGGACAAGTGGCGGCGGGCTCTCGGGAACACGAGCCGTCACGTTGCTGATGATAACGTTCCGCAAGGTGCCCACCGGCGGCGGTGCCACACGCTTGTCCACCTTGTGCTCGGCCTGCTGCCTGGCCCCCAGGTAACCCAACCACTGTGCCAGCCGGATCGAGATCGGACCGGTCACGTTGTCCATCACCAGGTTCGAGAACACGACGTTGTCCAACGAGCCACCTTCCACCATTTGGATTTTGATCCCGTTGTGGAACGTGTCGCGAATCACGCAGTTCGACATGGCGATATTCTTGAACGGGCCGTCCGACTCCGGGCCGATGCGGAAGGCCGCACAGTAGCTGCTGATCAGGCAGTTGGTGATCGCGACATCCATCGCCGAGCCCTTGAGTGCGATCGCGTCGTCCTCGCAGTCGAGGCGGCAATCCGAGATCGTGACGTTGCGGCAATTCTCCAGGTCGATGCCATCGTTGTTCAGGTTCGCCCGGTTGTTGATCACAAGCCCGGTGATGCGGATGTCCGCACAGTCGATGTACTGCGAGCACCACGAGCCCGAGGCCTGGAAGCACAGGCCGTCAACGGTGATATCCTGACAATTGACGAACCGCACGAGCATGGGACGATGCGTGGTGTCGCCGGGAGGGTACAGATGCCCTTGCCCGTTGATGGTCCCGATTCCTCTCAGACAGATCTTGGATGCCTTTTCGGCGTAGAGCAGGCACTTGTTGAAGAACGGGTAGTACTCAGGCCCTTTTGTCTTGTCGGAGTAGTCCGCCAGTCGCCCGCTGCCCAGCAGCACGGCTTGCGGGGCCAGTTCCAGGGTGACGTTTGACTTCAGGAACACCGTTCCGCACAGGTATCGGCCGGCCGGCACGTACACGATCCCGCCCGAAGCATCCGCGCAGGCATCGACGGCCGCCTGGACCGCCGCTGTGTCCAGCGTCTGGCCATCGCCCTTGGCGCCGAAATCCCGCACGTCGAACACGTGCCTGCTATAGCCGCTGACTTGCGTTCCGCGCTCACCCCCCGCGGCTGCGATGCAGCACAACATCATCGCTACGGCTGCAGCCCGTCCAACGATGTCGCTACCCAGCAGTACAGAGGGGACACAGCTCCTTTTCCTGACTTCCATATACCCCTATCCTACCCTTCAGCTTATGCCACCACGAGCTCGTGTGTTCCTTGCGGCTTGATTTGTCGCGTCCTCAATTGGGCGGCGGCTCGGCTGCTGCTCCAGAAGCCGTAAAACGATGCGGCCTTGGTATACGTGCCGGCCGAGGCCTGACAGCGACGCCCGGGCCGTCTGCCGGCCTACTGCCCGATACCCAATTACCGGCACATGGTACTCTGGGTGAGGGCTGACGGCGAGTTTGCCGCCTTCAGTTGCTGGTTTCCTCACACCCCAACCATGCGCCGGCAAGCGGACCATCATACCGTCGACATCGGGCATCCTCACCAAGGGCAATTGCCTTGACAAGCGGCGCGGCGTTCGACCCCCGGATCTGAAAAGATGTCAACAGATGCGATTCTCATAACCGTACGACTCCACCGGGTGTTGCGGGTGACTCCAGACAGATGGTCGAGTTGCTGCTTTGGTACGGGCACGATTGCGACGGAAAGGATTCAGACGGCTGTATGCCTCTGTAGTTTGCCGTACGCAAGAGTTTAGAGAAGGTTTTGGAAGTCATAGCAGCAAAGGGTACCGATGCGAATGCCTGTGACAACAGTGGCAAGAGCGTTGCTGTTGCCGCGGCAGAAGGTGG
Proteins encoded:
- a CDS encoding lactate racemase domain-containing protein, yielding MASAARALGLNDMVISQVSTGPPLDDSRIRSLIEELLEARSLDGRRVLAIIPDHTRSGPTGTFFRLISEMLGRRARQLDFLIALGTHAPMPDEKIAELLQVSTADRLAKFTKIGVYNHRWNDPSVLKQVGTLNRRKVEELSDGMLSLDVPVLLNKMVFDYDHLLICGPIFPHEVVGFSGGHKYLFPGIAAPQIINFTHWLGALITNPVINGTRNTPVRSAIEAAADMVPIERSLIGYVVEGHEARGVFAGPVREAWHAATELSEELQIVYRDKPYHTVLSCAPRMYDDIWTAGKCMYKLEPVVADGGTLIIYAPHIDEVSYSHGQVLDQVGYHVRDYFVKQWDRFKDFPWGVLAHSTHVKGVGRYESGKEWPRVNVVLATRIPEERCRRINLGYLNPDSINPADYAGREDEGVLYLPKAGEILYRLRDMSKFGK
- a CDS encoding glycoside hydrolase family 28 protein, with amino-acid sequence MEVRKRSCVPSVLLGSDIVGRAAAVAMMLCCIAAAGGERGTQVSGYSRHVFDVRDFGAKGDGQTLDTAAVQAAVDACADASGGIVYVPAGRYLCGTVFLKSNVTLELAPQAVLLGSGRLADYSDKTKGPEYYPFFNKCLLYAEKASKICLRGIGTINGQGHLYPPGDTTHRPMLVRFVNCQDITVDGLCFQASGSWCSQYIDCADIRITGLVINNRANLNNDGIDLENCRNVTISDCRLDCEDDAIALKGSAMDVAITNCLISSYCAAFRIGPESDGPFKNIAMSNCVIRDTFHNGIKIQMVEGGSLDNVVFSNLVMDNVTGPISIRLAQWLGYLGARQQAEHKVDKRVAPPPVGTLRNVIISNVTARVPESPPPLVLGGVTSEPSAKTRRSCISITGLPGHPPENVVLSNVRIVFAGGGTASEAARRDIPELEDEYPEYYMFGTLPAYGLYARHARGLVLRGVRFELEQADHRPAVVCDDVEDLELDGFRAAGKGVDELIRLIQTKQAFIHGCSVSDPVRTFVRLEGEQSGGIVLTANNVRHADQVVERAPDVQPSAVRQEP